Below is a window of Christensenella minuta DNA.
TGCGGGAGTGCAGCCGTGTTTTTCTGCAAAACGCCTGTTCCGTACGAAACGATAAATGATATTGACGGTCGAATTTACAATCTTTTCCGCGTTATCAGGGATAAACCTGATGAATTGGCCTATGCACTTGAATGCACACCGTTTGCAAGGCGGGAATTTGAATCGGTACATGAACCGCACGCAGGGGATCAAATCCAGCTGACGGGGAACGATGTTGAAGATGCGCGGCGGTTCCTGATTCGATGCAATCAAGGATTTGGATGCAAGCTTGCCGACCGCGTAGGATGGAAGAACACTAAGAGCAGTGCGGGGCCGATTAATGCACAAATATGGGGGAAAATGCCGGAATATGTATACCCAATATGCAAACGGCTGAAAGAAGCGCAGATTGAGAACCGACCAGCTGTGGAACTCATAGAAAAATATAATCATCAAGATTGCCTTATCTATGCCGACCCGCCTTACACCCCTGATGTGAGAAAAGGAAGGATTTATAGTTACGAAATGCTTGATCCGAAAGAGCACGAAAAGCTTTTACGGCTGCTTTTGAATCATTGCGGTATGGTGGTGCTATCCGGGTACGATAATGAACTTTACAACGACATGCTGACGGGATGGCACACGGAAACAAAACAGGCAAATGCAAACAGCGGAGCAATCCGGACTGAAAAACTCTGGATGAATTTTGATCAGCAAATAACGCTATGGAACATGGGACTAT
It encodes the following:
- a CDS encoding DNA adenine methylase, with product MNAILKYPGGKWKLAEWITSFFPEHKVYLEPYCGSAAVFFCKTPVPYETINDIDGRIYNLFRVIRDKPDELAYALECTPFARREFESVHEPHAGDQIQLTGNDVEDARRFLIRCNQGFGCKLADRVGWKNTKSSAGPINAQIWGKMPEYVYPICKRLKEAQIENRPAVELIEKYNHQDCLIYADPPYTPDVRKGRIYSYEMLDPKEHEKLLRLLLNHCGMVVLSGYDNELYNDMLTGWHTETKQANANSGAIRTEKLWMNFDQQITLWNMGL